Proteins from a single region of Synechococcus sp. WH 8109:
- a CDS encoding PfkB family carbohydrate kinase, which yields MSSASALPPLRLAVVGHVEWVEFLAVDQLPRPGAIGHALRTLQEPAGGGAVAAVQMARLQQQPVQFFTALGRDSVGEASVKRLEDLGLEVHVAWREVPTRRGVSLVDGEGDRAITVIGERLTPSLDDDLPWEALGECDGLFVTAADAPLLKACRSAAVLAATPRVRLPVLQQAGVPLDALIGSGLDPGERVESWQLNPAPDAMIRTEGAAGGVSRPGGRYDPSPLPGPLVESYGCGDSFAAGVVAALAARWPLAKAIALGAQCGAACATRFGPYG from the coding sequence TTGTCTTCCGCCTCAGCCCTGCCGCCCCTGCGCTTGGCCGTTGTGGGTCATGTCGAATGGGTGGAATTTCTGGCGGTGGATCAGTTGCCCCGTCCCGGGGCCATTGGTCACGCCTTGCGGACTCTGCAGGAACCTGCTGGTGGTGGAGCCGTCGCTGCGGTGCAGATGGCACGGTTGCAGCAGCAACCCGTTCAGTTCTTTACGGCTCTAGGTCGCGATTCGGTCGGTGAAGCCAGCGTCAAGCGACTCGAGGATCTTGGCCTTGAGGTTCATGTCGCCTGGAGGGAGGTGCCAACCCGTCGGGGTGTGAGCTTGGTTGATGGTGAGGGGGATCGTGCGATCACGGTGATTGGCGAGCGGCTGACCCCATCGCTGGATGATGACCTTCCCTGGGAGGCCCTCGGCGAATGCGACGGCTTATTCGTCACGGCAGCTGATGCTCCTCTTTTGAAAGCCTGCCGTTCTGCTGCAGTCCTGGCTGCGACCCCGCGCGTTCGTTTGCCCGTGCTTCAGCAGGCCGGGGTGCCCCTTGATGCCCTGATTGGCAGTGGACTTGATCCGGGTGAACGGGTGGAGTCGTGGCAATTGAACCCAGCTCCCGACGCAATGATTCGCACGGAAGGTGCCGCAGGCGGTGTCAGTCGTCCAGGCGGCCGCTATGACCCTTCACCCCTTCCGGGGCCCTTGGTCGAGAGTTATGGCTGCGGTGACAGCTTTGCGGCAGGAGTGGTCGCGGCTCTTGCGGCGCGCTGGCCCCTGGCGAAGGCCATCGCTTTGGGTGCCCAGTGTGGTGCCGCCTGTGCGACGCGATTTGGACCCTATGGGTAA
- a CDS encoding ligase-associated DNA damage response DEXH box helicase, with protein sequence MAASKAKAKANPTTNDPRLNPIHAWFAQRNWTPLPFQQETWTAYLAGRNGLIQVPTGSGKTFAAVMGPIARMLAEEQPLKGIRLLYITPLRALSRDLSLAIREPIEAMGWPIRVGIRNGDSSSSERTKQLKAPPQILVTTPESLALLLSNAKAEELFGQLETVILDEWHELMGSKRGSQTELCLSWLRQLRPQLQTWAISATIGNLEQAARHALGTAGEPRLIGGAPSRSTEIQSILPETIDGFPWAGHLGLRMYEELVARLNPGISTLLFTNTRNQSERWHQCLRFACPEMEEGLALHHSAIDRSEREAIEASVKAGGIRWVVCTSSLDLGVDFQPVEQVVQIGSPKNLARLLQRAGRSAHLPGGTSQVLFMPTNALELLELSAVRRGLAEGLVEQRKPPKAPLDVLLQHLTGLACGPGFHPEQTFQAVRSCAAYAELSQEDWGWCMLFLEQGGECLGAYPRYRKLEWEETSQRYRVREKSIARLHRLNVGTITAAPAITVRFVRGAVLGHVEETFISQLKPKDVFFFSGRQLEFVRLRDMTAYVKVSTKKTRTVPAWAGGQMALSDLLTHHLRLEVDRASRGDLDNVELQALKPLFDRQQDISVLPTVGQLLIETCRTREGTHLFAYPFEGRFVHEGIGFLWASRLTRLERGTITVSVNDYGFELLAPKSYPMAELLEDHIDLLLDRQKLERDLKNALNLSELQRRRFRAIAQIAGLMNRGFPGSSKSTGQLQISASLLFDVFSRHEPSNRLLLQAQQEVLDDQLEISRLEAALKRAASQEWLHVETPRPSPLAFPLLVERLNNRMSNESVLERVQRMKDEALRREG encoded by the coding sequence GTCCGGCAAAACCTTCGCCGCCGTGATGGGGCCGATCGCGCGGATGTTGGCGGAGGAGCAGCCGTTGAAGGGAATACGTCTGCTCTACATCACGCCCTTGCGGGCCCTCAGTCGTGACTTATCGCTGGCGATCCGCGAACCGATCGAGGCGATGGGTTGGCCGATTCGGGTGGGCATCCGCAATGGAGACAGCAGCAGCAGCGAACGCACGAAACAGCTCAAGGCACCACCACAGATTCTGGTGACGACTCCGGAGTCCCTCGCCCTGCTGCTTAGCAACGCGAAGGCCGAAGAACTGTTTGGCCAACTCGAGACGGTGATCCTCGATGAATGGCACGAGTTGATGGGCAGCAAACGGGGCAGCCAGACGGAGCTGTGCCTGAGCTGGTTGCGCCAGCTGCGCCCCCAGCTCCAGACCTGGGCCATCAGTGCCACCATCGGCAACCTGGAGCAGGCAGCGCGCCATGCCCTGGGAACAGCAGGGGAGCCGCGGCTGATCGGTGGCGCCCCTTCTCGCAGCACGGAGATTCAAAGCATCCTTCCGGAGACGATCGATGGCTTCCCCTGGGCCGGACACCTCGGGTTGCGGATGTACGAGGAGCTGGTGGCCCGCCTCAATCCCGGGATCAGCACCTTGCTGTTCACCAACACCCGCAATCAGTCGGAGCGATGGCACCAGTGTCTGCGCTTCGCCTGCCCGGAAATGGAGGAAGGGTTGGCCCTGCACCACAGCGCCATCGATCGCAGTGAGCGGGAAGCGATCGAGGCCTCCGTGAAGGCCGGCGGTATTCGTTGGGTGGTCTGCACCAGCTCCCTAGACCTCGGTGTGGACTTCCAACCCGTGGAACAGGTGGTGCAGATCGGCAGCCCAAAGAATCTGGCACGGCTGCTGCAGCGGGCGGGGCGGTCAGCGCACTTGCCCGGCGGCACATCCCAGGTGCTGTTCATGCCCACCAATGCGCTCGAACTGCTCGAACTCAGTGCTGTGCGTCGGGGACTGGCGGAGGGGCTGGTGGAACAACGCAAGCCGCCAAAAGCCCCTCTGGATGTGCTGCTTCAGCACCTCACGGGGTTGGCCTGCGGCCCTGGCTTCCATCCGGAGCAGACCTTCCAGGCCGTGCGCAGCTGTGCGGCCTACGCCGAGCTGAGCCAGGAGGATTGGGGCTGGTGCATGCTGTTTCTGGAGCAGGGAGGAGAGTGCCTCGGGGCCTATCCTCGTTACCGCAAGCTCGAGTGGGAGGAGACAAGCCAGCGCTACCGGGTTCGCGAAAAGTCCATCGCCCGGCTGCACCGTCTCAACGTTGGAACGATCACGGCCGCACCAGCAATCACTGTGCGCTTTGTTCGCGGTGCTGTGCTCGGCCATGTGGAGGAGACCTTCATCAGCCAGCTGAAGCCGAAGGATGTGTTCTTCTTCTCCGGCCGCCAGCTGGAATTCGTGCGGCTGCGCGACATGACCGCTTACGTGAAGGTGAGCACCAAGAAAACGCGCACTGTGCCTGCCTGGGCTGGGGGGCAAATGGCCCTCTCTGATCTGCTGACCCACCACCTGCGTCTTGAGGTGGACCGCGCCAGCCGTGGTGATCTCGACAACGTTGAACTGCAGGCTCTGAAGCCCCTGTTTGATCGGCAACAGGACATCTCGGTGTTGCCGACGGTGGGGCAGCTGCTGATTGAGACCTGTCGCACCCGGGAAGGCACACACCTGTTTGCATACCCCTTTGAAGGACGGTTCGTGCACGAGGGAATCGGCTTCCTCTGGGCGTCGCGGCTCACCCGTCTGGAGAGGGGCACGATCACGGTGTCGGTGAACGACTACGGCTTTGAGCTGTTGGCACCGAAGAGCTACCCCATGGCGGAGTTGCTGGAGGACCACATCGATCTGCTGCTCGATCGCCAAAAGCTGGAGCGGGATCTCAAAAACGCACTGAATCTTTCCGAGCTGCAACGGCGACGGTTCCGCGCCATCGCCCAGATCGCAGGACTGATGAACCGAGGATTCCCTGGATCGAGCAAAAGCACCGGTCAGCTTCAGATCAGTGCATCGCTCCTGTTCGATGTGTTCAGCCGCCATGAGCCGAGCAACCGCTTGCTGCTGCAGGCGCAGCAGGAGGTACTCGATGACCAGTTGGAGATCTCACGACTGGAGGCGGCCTTGAAACGCGCTGCAAGCCAGGAATGGCTGCATGTTGAAACCCCTCGGCCCAGCCCATTGGCCTTTCCTCTGTTAGTGGAACGGCTGAACAACAGGATGAGCAATGAATCCGTTTTGGAGCGGGTTCAGAGGATGAAGGACGAAGCGCTCAGACGAGAGGGTTAG